From Pseudomonas hormoni:
GCTGGGTTGCGAAGCGGCCCCAAAAGCTTTGCGACTGCTTCGCAGCCGAGCGGGAGCAAGCTCCCTCGCCACAGAGGCTCGCTCCAAGAGGGGCGGTGTCAGCGTTGAACGGTCTTGCTGACCGCGGCGCTATTGTCGTGGATCAACTGAGTGATCATCGCGTCGGCCTCGGCCAGTTGACGGTCGTAGACGTTGGTGCTGAACGAGGCCTTTTGCGGCGGCTGTTGCGCCAGCACCGGGCCGCTCTGGTCGCGCAGGTTCACATCGACCTGAGTCGACAGCCCCACGCGCAACGGGTGTTTGGCCAGTTCTTCGGCGTTGATGTGAATCCGCACCGGCACACGCTGCACGATCTTGATCCAGTTACCGGTGGCGTTCTGCGCCGGCAGCAGGGCAAACGCGCTGCCGGTGCCGGCGCCGAGGCTGTCGATGGTGCCGCTGAACTTCACGTCGCTGCCGTAGAGGTCGGCCTGGATATCGACCGGCTGGCCGATGCGCATGTCGCGCAGCTGGGTTTCCTTGAAGTTGGCGTCGATCCACAGCTGATCCAGCGGAATCACCGCCATCAGCGCGGTGCCCGGCTGGACCCGTTGACCGAGTTGTACAGAGCGCTTGGCGACGTAACCGGTCACCGGTGCAATCAAAGTGCTGCGAGAATTGTTCAAGTACGCCTGGCGCAATTGCGCAGCGGCCGACATCACGTCCGGGTGCGACGACACCACGGTGTCATCCACCAGGGCGCTGGTGGTTTTCAGTTGCTGCCTGGCATTGGCCAGGGCGTTTTGCGCCGAGGTCAGGTCGTCGCGAGCGTGGGACAGTTCTTCCTGGGAAATCGCTCCGCCAGCGGCGAGATTTTTCCGGCGGTTGAAGTTGTCCTGGGCCTTTTGCACTTCCGCCTGCTGGGCGTTGACCTGGGCTTTCATGCCGTCGACGTTGCTGTACAAACCGCGCACCTGGCGCACGGTGCGGGCCAGGTTGGCCTGGGCACTTTGCAGGCCGACTTCGGCGTCGTTCGGGTCGAAGTTGATCAGTACCTGGCCTTCATGGACCAGGTCGCCATCGTCGGCGCCAATGCTGACCACGGTGCCGGTGACCAGCGGCGTGATTTCCACCACGTTGCCGTTCACATAGGCGTCGTCGGTGCTCTCGTTCCAGCGCCCGTAGAATTCGTGATAACCCCAGACGCCGACACCGGCGAGGATCACCACGATTGCCAGCACCACCAGCATGACCTTGCGTTTGCGCGGGTTGCTGGTGTCTTGCGCGTTGTCCGGGATTTGTGTGTTTTCTGCAGTGGCCATGACCATTACCTTGAATTAGTTGTGCTGCGTGGCTGGGGTTGCGTTGGCCGCGGTCAGGGTTTCGCCCTGAAAACCGCCGCCCAGCGCCTGCATCAGTTGGATCGACAGGTCGATCTGCTCGGCATTCAGGTTGGCCAGCTGACGCTGGGCCTGGAGCAATTGCTGCTCGATGCTGAGCACGTCCAGGTAGTTTCCGATGCCGGAACCGTAACGCTGGACCACGGTGTTGTAAGAATCCTGGGCAATGTCGGTGGCGTGCTGTTGAGCGCCGATTTGCCGGCCGATATCGCGCAACTGGTTGATGGTGTCGCTGACATCACCCAGCGCTTTCACCAGGTTTTTGTTGTACTGCGCCACCGCGAGGTCGTAATCGGCGTCACGGGAATCAAGGTCGGCGCGCAGGCGGCCACCGTCGAAAATCGGCACTGAGATGGTCGGCGCGATGTTGAAGAAACGACTGGCCGAACCGAACATCGCGTCGCCCAACAACGATTCGGCACCGGCTGCGGCGCTAAGGTTGAGGTTGGGATAGAACTGGGTCTTGCCGGCGTCGATGTTTTTGCTCGCCGCCTCGACCCGCCAGCGCGCGGCGACCAGGTCCGGACGACGACCGAGCAACTCGGCGGGCAGGACCGACGGTAACGCGACGGCGCTGGCCTGAAGGATCTTCGGCCGGGCGATGTCGTTGCCGCGATCCGGGCCTTTGCCGAGCAACACCGCCAAGGCGATTTTCGCACTTTGCAGGCGTTTCTCGGCATCGATCAGGCTGGCTTCGGACGTGGCTTCCAGGCTTTCGGTTTGCTGGAACTGGTATTGGCTGTCGATGCCAGAGCTCAGGCGACGCTGGCTCAGGTCGAGCATTTGCCTGGTGCGTTTGAGGTCTTCCTGGGCCAGGTCATGGACGATATGCGCCTGCCCCAGATCGCTATAAGCGCGGGCAACGTCGGCGGCCAACGTCAGTTGAGCAGCCTGCTGATCGACTTCGGCAGCGCGGGCCTGGCCCAACGCCGCTTCCCAGGCGTCACGCTGACCGCCCCAAAGGTCGAAGTTGTAATTGAAACTGGCGCCGATGTTGCGCACGGTGGAGTACGCATCGCCCTCGCCTCGTGGGTCTTGATCCCGCGCCAAACGCGAACGGCTGACACCGGCGCTGGCATCGAGGGTCGGCATCCGCGCAGCGTCGGCAGCGTACGCAGCAGCGCTGGCCTGATGGGCGCGGGCGTCGGCGATCTGCATGTCCGGGCTGTCGTGCAGGGCTTCGCGAATCAGACCGTCCAGCTGCGGGTCGCCGAGGCTTTTCCACCAATCGCTTTTCGGCCAGGCCGCGGGCGACAGGGTCACGCCGCTGAGGGATTGCCCGGCCTTGAGGTTTTTTGCATCCAGGCTTTTGCCTTCGGTGGTCAGCCCGCTGTAGCTGGCGCAACCGGCCAGGGTCATGGCCGCCAGCACCAGGCTCAGGCCGGTACGCAGGATTGTGCTGCTCATTTGTCACCTACCCGCAGCAGCGTGATCGAGTCACCGGCTGCCACCAAAATTTTCTTCAGGATCCGTTCCAGGGTTTTCAACTCTTCCGGGGTGATCGCACCGGCCAGTTCGTTCATGGCGTCAGCGCCGATTTCCGGCAGGCGGTCTGTCAACTGTTGGCCTTGCTCAGTTAACACAAGCTGCACCTGACGGCGATCCGCCTCGGAACGCTGGCGGGCGAGGAAACCTTTCTGTTCCAGACGATCGAGCATGCGGGTCATCGAACCACTGTCGAGCGACAGGTGGCGGCACAGCTCGGCCGGGGTATCAACACCGAACTGAGCCATGATGATCAGCACTTTGAACTGCGCGGCGGTGATGCCGTGGGGTTCCATGTGCGTGTCGATGATCCGGTCCTTGAGCAGCGCAGCGCGCCCGAGCAAGAGGCCGAGATGGCAAGTGTGGAACTCGTCCGGGGTGAAATGTTTCATCTGACCACCAATTAGCTGCCTAGGCAGAGAATGTATGTCGAGATGTTACTGCCTAGGCAGCGAATGTCAACGTAATAGTTAGGTTGCTTTGTATTTGGCGGATAAATGGCGCGGATTTTTGTGATAAACACACTGACGCCATCGCGGGCAAGCCTCGCTCCTACAGGTTCGGTGTAATCCCATGTAGGAGCGAGGCTTGCCCGCGAAAACAGCGACTCGGTTTTGGAGGGGAACGCGGGTCTAGAAATCCCGCTTGTAGAAGATATCCAGCGAACTGGCCACGCCGCCCGCCGCTTCGAGGTAAACCTTCTTGCTCAGCTTATAGCGCAAGGCAATGGTGTTGGCCGGCTCGAACACGCCTACGCCATAACGAAGGCTGAGCTTCTCGGAGAGGTTGCCGCTGGCCACCACACTCGTCGTGTTGCCGCTGCCTTCGGTATCG
This genomic window contains:
- a CDS encoding efflux RND transporter periplasmic adaptor subunit, with translation MATAENTQIPDNAQDTSNPRKRKVMLVVLAIVVILAGVGVWGYHEFYGRWNESTDDAYVNGNVVEITPLVTGTVVSIGADDGDLVHEGQVLINFDPNDAEVGLQSAQANLARTVRQVRGLYSNVDGMKAQVNAQQAEVQKAQDNFNRRKNLAAGGAISQEELSHARDDLTSAQNALANARQQLKTTSALVDDTVVSSHPDVMSAAAQLRQAYLNNSRSTLIAPVTGYVAKRSVQLGQRVQPGTALMAVIPLDQLWIDANFKETQLRDMRIGQPVDIQADLYGSDVKFSGTIDSLGAGTGSAFALLPAQNATGNWIKIVQRVPVRIHINAEELAKHPLRVGLSTQVDVNLRDQSGPVLAQQPPQKASFSTNVYDRQLAEADAMITQLIHDNSAAVSKTVQR
- a CDS encoding efflux transporter outer membrane subunit; translation: MSSTILRTGLSLVLAAMTLAGCASYSGLTTEGKSLDAKNLKAGQSLSGVTLSPAAWPKSDWWKSLGDPQLDGLIREALHDSPDMQIADARAHQASAAAYAADAARMPTLDASAGVSRSRLARDQDPRGEGDAYSTVRNIGASFNYNFDLWGGQRDAWEAALGQARAAEVDQQAAQLTLAADVARAYSDLGQAHIVHDLAQEDLKRTRQMLDLSQRRLSSGIDSQYQFQQTESLEATSEASLIDAEKRLQSAKIALAVLLGKGPDRGNDIARPKILQASAVALPSVLPAELLGRRPDLVAARWRVEAASKNIDAGKTQFYPNLNLSAAAGAESLLGDAMFGSASRFFNIAPTISVPIFDGGRLRADLDSRDADYDLAVAQYNKNLVKALGDVSDTINQLRDIGRQIGAQQHATDIAQDSYNTVVQRYGSGIGNYLDVLSIEQQLLQAQRQLANLNAEQIDLSIQLMQALGGGFQGETLTAANATPATQHN
- a CDS encoding MarR family winged helix-turn-helix transcriptional regulator, giving the protein MKHFTPDEFHTCHLGLLLGRAALLKDRIIDTHMEPHGITAAQFKVLIIMAQFGVDTPAELCRHLSLDSGSMTRMLDRLEQKGFLARQRSEADRRQVQLVLTEQGQQLTDRLPEIGADAMNELAGAITPEELKTLERILKKILVAAGDSITLLRVGDK